GAATGATACGGTCATTGCTGCAATTCGGTGTTGTCCCTCGGGGAAACCTTAGCCTTCAGTGATTTTTATCTCTGagaattcagttttttaaatccagtatcaattgttaatattttagagtGGAAGAAGCAAGTCCTCTAAATTGACTTTGTTGTTTTAGGATTCCCTGTATTTTAACTGACTGCTTCTCCTAGGCCATTCCAAAGCAGATATGAGTTAATAAAAAGAGTATTTGCTGACCCATCAAATTTTGGTATACTCATACTCTTAACTATTTTGACTTAGATGTTTGAGGAAAGGACTCTGCTTGGAAGCGTGTTagcattctgttttgttttgtcttttttgttttctacattttgtcGTTTAAAGGTCTCACAGATAAAGTAGacttataaatgttttcatatgtaaaatttataactaagatttaaaatttttgttgcaCTTAAAATAACATGTAATGTTATGGgattagtttacttttttttttttttttttttttgttgagacagagtctcactttgttgcccaggctagagtgagtgccgtggcatcagcttagctcacagcaacctcagactcctcggcttaagcgatcctactgcctcagcctcccaagtagctgggactacaggcatgcgccactatgcccggctaatttttttatatagatttttagttgtccatataatgtctttctattttttagtagagacggggtctcgctcaggctggtctcgaactcctgaccttgagcgatccacccgcctcggcctcccagagtgctaggattacaggcgtgagccaccgcgcccggcctacttttttcttttttgttttcacccCTCCACCCCAATCCCCATGggattagtttaaaaatttttttaaataaaaaataaaatgtcatagaaTGATGATTATATCCCTGggtaattgtttaaaatatacaaaatcaatatgtttaaaatatacatatttatttatatttcccattccttttcatttagaatcagaataaaatatttcaaatatctaaaaaaatatacatatatacacatttatgttatttttgtatatcATAATAGACGTGATCATATTGGTCTGAATACTTTTTGctactaagtaaataaaatcagcatCATTGAAAAGATAAAAGCATAAGTGATAACTTTAAACTTGGCCACAGGTTCAAAAATCACAAATGTCTTCAAATGATGGAAGATCCAGGAATCGGGACAGGCACTACGATGAGGTTCCAGGTGAATTGCCCTATCAAGATGGTACCGTAAGAAGTCTCCAGACGCTTCACGACAGTGAGCTGGCCCTGAGCTCTGATCCTTTACCACCACCCCCTCTCCCATTACAGCCACCATTCGGCCCAGACTTCTACTCAAGTGACACGGAGGAACCAGCCATAGCGCCGGATCTCAAACCCATAAGGCGCTTTGTCCCTGATTCCTGGAAGAACTTCTtcaggggaaagaaaaaggaccCAGAATGGGATAAGCCGGTGTCTGATATCAAATACATCTCCAATGGAGTGGAGTGTTCACCTCCAGCCTCGCCAGCGAAACCAAACCACCGTTCGCCCCCCAACTCCTGCAAAGATCCCTACGGAGGAGGATCAGAAGGAACCTTTAATTCCCAGAAAGAGACTGATGCAATGTTTCCCCACGACTCCTGTGGATCTCTAGGCCGACACACACAAACAGCTCGAACGTACAGTGAGAAGGTGGAGGAGTATAACCTGAGATATTCCTACATGAAGTCCTGGGCAGGCCTGCTAAGAATTCTGGGCGTGGTAGAGCTGCTTTTGGGAGCTGGTGTCTTCGCTTGTGTCACAGCTTACATTCACAAGGACAGCGAGTGGTATAACTTGTTTGGATATTCACAGCCCTATGGCATAGGAGGTGTTGGTAGCCTGGGCAGTACATATGGGGGCTATTACTACAGTGGCCCCAAGACCCCTTTTGTACTTGTGGTTGCTGGATTAGCTTGGATCACCACCATTATTATTCTGGTTCTTGGCATGTCCATGTATTACCGGACTATTCTTTTGGACTCTAATTGGTGGCCCCTAACTGAATTTGGAATTAATGTTGccttgtttattttgtatatggCTGCAGCCATAGTCTATGTGAATGATACCAACCGAGGTGGACTCTGCTACTATCCATTATTTAATACGCCGGTGAATGCAGTGTTCTGCAGGGTAGAAGGGGGACAGATAGCTGCAATGATCTTCCTGTTTGTCACCATGATAGTTTATCTCATTAGTGCTTTGGTTTGCCTAAAGTTATGGAGGCACGAGGCAGCTCGGAGACAGAGAGAATATATGGAACAACAGGAGGTAAGTGATTTCACAatccttcatttgttttttttttttttttgctgtttgctcccttgttaaaaatatatagtccTCGAAACAGAAAACTTTCATGGAAGTATTTAAGTTTCTTAATGATCTGAGATTCAAAAGTTCTAGCTCAATGAACCAAAACTGAGATAACCCACTCTCATGTTTCATTGTTATATTATTATACCTTGCAAATAGACACCAGATGTGTAATATAAAGTTTGTTGGCTTCACTATTTTGCCTGTCTGatgcttaagaaaaaaacatagctACTGAATttctgtaaagaagaaaatattcagtaaaaataaGTGTCTTATCATTAAGGTAAATTTGATAATCTTGGTTCTTTAATatggtaaaacaataaaaatccatCACTTTTCAGTTACAGGAGGAAAATGCTCATTTAAATGTTATGATTTACTTTTTTCCAGTGAGTCACATGAAACCAAATAAGAATATGGTGAactatgtttgatttttttttttaagttttgaataCATATTGTAATGAACATACTCTGTGAAAATTTGCCCAATGGTTTTGATATTTTGTCCTTATTTTAGAGACGTGTATGTTCCAAAGTTAGAATGGAAGCCCtgtacttttttttatatttctaggatttaactaattaaatattataatgagaataaataaggagaataaaatgataataataataatacttgaaGGATAGGATTATGTAAAAGCcctacttaaaattattttcatcaaacAGTAGCAAAAGGTCAGGATATGTTCTGCTAGCTTCATTATACCCTAAACTAAATTaatgtttcacttttttcttctaagaAGATGTGTGTAACAGAATCTCTTAATACCACTGAAAATGTCAGTATTTATCttcaatgttttcttaatttgaaattaactatattatgaaattttcctttcccatttttcCCAGGACTTATTAGATGCTATACAAAGTACATCTTGTAGATATTGagcaaaactataaataaaaattgaatccTATCCTTAGAGTAGCACacactgatatatatatattttacttttaatcttttgCATGAATCTGATGCATAACAACAGCAAGTAATTTTATAAGTACCTATGTGTTATACAAAGAACCTCAACATGTTTCAATGTAATCTATACTCTATTGTCACAAAATACATTTATCTTACTAGAACTCTACATACATTCAAGCTATGTCTAAAAATTTTTCTCAGGATTTTAagcatatttcttaaatttacatCTATGTATACAaagtaaagaattttaaattctaatcaATATGAAATACAGATAGTGAAACTCAAGACTTCCTCATAATTTTATGCTAGTTTTATAACAGTTATTAAATCTTAACATTTCAAAATTCTACAtgaatgtgattaaaattatcaacacaacacttttatttctttttcctttctcaacaAAAACTTGTTTCTATAAGATTTTTCATAATGTTTGATTAGACTTGAGTAACTTCTAATGTTGGAGGTTGTCCCTGTCTGTGTGTTGCTGTAACTTCCTAAAGGTTAGAAGATGTAATGGCCTATGgcttttttccattaattttataGGGTAACTGTCCTAACTCTTCAATCATATAAGTTAGTGGAAGccaggaataaataaaatttctaggtAATTCAAACCTTACCTAATAGTCTCCACCATCCCTGTATTTCCAACTTCTCTTTATGCTCCTGATTGGTAGGGAATTAGTTAATCACTACCCCTCTGGTTCACCACTGGCCCATCAAAACCTGGGCAAAAAGTAGGAGGAACATCCGTCAAGTAGAGGATCAacctttgtaaaatggagattgaTCTGTGAATGCaaatggatgaaaatatttgcatagtaGCTTCATATGcctttgaaaaattgttttaactcttttttttacaGATAAATGAGCCATCTTTGTCATCAAAAAGGAAAATGGTAAGAATAAAATTTACTTGACATTATACTTTAGCTATAGATTTGCTAAATACTTTTCTCTTATGTCTATTTATCTACAGAGTAGAATTACCCATCGATGAAAGTGTAGCTGTTACATTGAGTTCATATGAGGGTTTTCAGCTTTTTTCTAATACTAAAAGGACCTATCTATAActccttttaattttgttagatgGAAGTTTATGcaaactttcttcatttctctttaaagTTCTTTGCTATTCTTTTCTATCCTTCTCACCATGCTTTCAGATGCCAAATTTTGTAGTGTCAGGGAATTCCTATTCCACAATTTGCTAGCTGTGTCGCAGTAGCTAATTTGTGCTAATTTGTGGCAGTagccaagttatttaacctttccatactttcatttcttcatctgtaaaactgtaATAATAATTCCTACCTCATAAGTTGCTGAGAGGATTCAATGGGATGctgttataattatttacatatatgtaataatttaatatattttaataatcataattttaccctcattgaaaatttcttttttaagatagTAGACATTATTTCTAAGTAAGAAGCTGAAAATCAAACCTttggatttgtttgtttctttgaatacAGGGTATATTCAGTTGGCTCAAAATTCAAAAAGGTCTCTAATAGAAAATCTTCTCACTTCTATACCCCAGCTTCCCAGTTCCTCTGCCTGGAGGGACCAATGTTATCAGTATTGTTTTCCttcataaatgtatattttatatatatatacacacacacacacacacacacacacgtatacaggCACATATATATTtgctctcttctgttttttttgagacagagtctcactgtcacctgggctggagtgcagtagaatcatcatagctcactgcaacctcaaactcctgggctcaagtgatcctcctgcctcagcctcccaagtagctgagagtagaggcacatgccaccatgcctggctgattttttaattttttgtagagacagggtctcactacattgctgaggctggtctcacactcctgggctcaagcaatccttctgcctcagcctcccaaagtgctgggattacaggcatgagccaccatgctcagctagcTGATACTCTTGGTAACAGATGATATCAAAATCTGGTATCAGGGGTAGTCAGGCAGAGCACTAACATTAGAAAGTGTATTTCAAATATCCTCAGGGGCAGAAGAGAAGAATCTGTTGCTTTGGGGGGCTAAAGCTGTACACTTTGCAGATGTTGATTGCTCAGCACTAGCCTAGACAGCGCTGCCTCACTGGGCTATAATGCGTCACTGATGTGACAATGTGGGTCATTTCTGGCTGCTGTAGAATATATGGCCTTCCTGGTTGGGCCCTCTGAGGTGGTGGGATTTACCAATGGGATTAAGTACAGAGTAGAATCAATCTGAAAGGCTAGGATAAATTGGAGGAAATTGCCCCAAATGACACGGTGGTCCTTGTCATTGTTTGTAAGAATGTACCTGAAGCAGGCTCCACAGGTGGGACAGGATTAGGACGATCTGCCAGTCTAGAACTTCAGACAACCCTAGAAGGTTGGTGCCTAGAATGTCCAGGGTGTGTTGCAGAGTCCCAGATCCTGAGAAGTCCTGGAATAGTCAGGCATAACCTTAGCAGATGTGGGAACTCCCATTGCTAGGACTCCTTTGGATAGCATCTCAGTCCGGTTAACTTCTCCTAGTCTTTCGAGATATGAGACTGAAACCAAAGAGTATCCTTTTAAAGGCCTCTTTTTCCAGACATGGATCACTGTGGATCAACATATTTAGGTATATCCTGGAGGCAGACCTCTCTGTAAAAGGGAATCCCATGATTTAATCAGGGAATCTCTACTGGATTTACCAATGAGAAACCTGATAGAAAAGGTTGGGATCTCCAGCTTTTCACTGGGTATGATGTATACCTGCTTCCTTCCTTGTTCATAGTAGGGAAGAATTGGCAGACTAGCACAGGAAAGGCAATCCAGTGTGGGAGGAGGACTTTAGAATCAGACACATCTGAATTTGAGTACTAGATCAgctacttactagctctgtgatgCTGGAGAAAGTATTTCCTGCTCTCAACTTCAGTTTCCTATTCCTTGTTTGGTCTATATATTAGGCTATCTCTccttgtttcatattttaatgaatacaatttttaagaagcaaaaaaatcattttaaaaagaaggaatataCAGACGTAAGTTCACATTGAGACAGAAACAAATTCTGATAAAACCCTAAGTGCTGAGCAGTTtctttttcaagttaaaaaaaccaaactctcATCCGACATCGGTGATGGTCTGAGTTTGGGGTCAGGGGCGCGTGCGTCATTATGTTACGCACTCAAAGGGAGAGAGGACCAAGAATTGGACAGATGCACGCTGAAATACATCTAGCTCTCCCTATTTCTACTTTGACAGGATATTCATTTAGcccatttttaatttgcaaagttTAACAATTATAGCCATAACATTACTTatcctggccaggcacagtggctcacacctgtagtcctagcactctggaaagccaaggcaggagcattgcttaaggtcaagagtttgagaccagcctgagcaagggcgagaccctgtctctactaaaaataggaaaaattagctggatgtggtggtggacgcctgtagtcccagctactcgggaggctgaggcaggaggatcgcttgagcccaggagtttgaggttgctgtgagctaggctgacatgtcactctagcccgggcaacagattgagactctgtctcaaaaaaaaaaaattacttatccCATTGCTTAATTACTTTCTTTTGTGTCACAGCAAACAATTTCTGATATTTGTTGACAAAACTAGTTTTTGCCGGAACCAAAGAAAGGTCATATTAAATCTGCAGATTTGGgccctttccctccccctcctctgatGTGTTTATAATCAAGAGCATTGCTTAAGAGTGGCCTGTCCCAGGGCTGGAGCCTAATGCATCCTTCCCACAAAAGCCTGAAGAGGTTTTAATTCTTTGTCTCATGTCTAGTTTTAGATTTCTTCCCAATAGAATTTTATGATGCATGGGAAGTTTTATGATGATCAGGGAGGTTTATCCAAAAAAAAGTGCATGAAAATGTTaagaccataaaaataaaaaaaaaaaaaattgaaagcaaatgaaataGTCTATATGGAAATACTCTGATTTCTTAAAACTCCCTTTTTATATTAAAAGGtagattttagaattaaggatgggCAAGTAAGGAAAGTGAATAGTTCTTGCTTGAAAAAATTTtacctagaaaaaaattaattgtggACTCTCTTGCCCAAAGTGACTACCTGGGCAGAATTCATGACTTTGGCCAGGAAATCTGAGAGCGATGCCTGGTGCTGCTACTGAGATCTGGCGGATCAACAAGCTCCATAGCAGCTTTCTCAGCCAGCCACATAAGAACTGgattgttaaatatttagaagTGAAAGAGAGAGGCCATGAAATAGAAATCCATTTATTCAAGCCAAAAAAGTTTCCCCTAATGCTTAATACCATTATCCATTTTCAAGATTAACCATATAGGAATTAATTCATCAGtatgaaaaaatgacattttaaccAACAGAGAACAGAGCAGGATGAATACTAACCTTAAAATGCGTTCCTAgccagctgcagtggctcacgcctgtaatcccagcactttgggaggccgagacaggacgATGGCTTGGgctgttcgagaccagccttagcaacatagaaagactctgtctctataaaaaaaaaattaaaaattagccaggtgtggtggcgcatgcacagagcaagaccctgtttctaaataaatgaatgaatgaatgcatgaaattAATTCATGCATTCCCTAAAATATCATTGCTTAATCTCATTTCCTCAGGGTATCCTGTCCCCTAATTGCATTTTTTCTACTTTGGGGCCAGAGTGGTGGTGAGGCATGCTTTCTACGTCTTGGTGATCTGGTTTCTCTTCCACCTAGAGCCATGGCTGGAGAgcttttcctttttatccttCCCCTAGAGCGGGTTAGCAGCCTCCACGTCTAATCCAATCTGAGGGGTGTGCTGTTTGGTTAAGAGCTAGTGGTTTTTAGAATGAGCTAATGTTAAACCAAACCTCAAAGCCAGTCTCAGAGAAGGGAAATCAGGAAACAAAAGAATTGTAAAAGCTGCCTggcaaaataaagaataaggTTTTAAAATCCCGTTTTGTCTTTTGTTTGCAGTGAAGTAGGGGCCCTCCCAAGCCACTCTCAATTTAGTTCACTAAGCACTTCTTGAAGGCgtaaggggagaggggagggaggttaCTGCTCCAAAGAGGAATCGTGTTCCCAAGCATGATCTTACTTTCCCCTAGCAGCATGGCATCGCCTGTCCTCTCCATTGCAAACTCATTTCTAGTGTGCTACTAGGATATGAATAGGGTAcatttaaataagtagatttcCTCATGTGATTCATTTAAGTATCAGTGAACCAAATAGTTCTGGGTTCTAATCATGGCTTTTCCCCTaaatagctatgtgaccttggagaaTTGACTTGATTTCTCCGAacctcatttctttataaaaaggaaatctttCTTCTGTCATCCACCAACTTCACCAAGTTCTGGGCACTGTCCAATAGGGTCCCTGAGTAGTCTTTCCCCAGCCCCAAAGCGGAGCATCCATCTTTGCCTGCCCATTCTAGAGTGGATTCTACTGGATCTTCCCTTCtgtctgctattttttttttttttttttttttgttgagacagagtctcactttgttgcccaggctagagtgagtgccgtggcgtcagcttagctcacagcaacctcagactcctcggcttaagcgatcctactgcctcagcctcccgagtagctgggactacaggcatgcgccaccatgcccggctaattttttctatatagatttttagttgtccatataatgtctttctatttttagtagagacggggtctcactcaggctggtctcgaactcctgacctcgagcgatccacccgcctcggcctcccagagtgctaggattacaggcgtgagccaccgcgcccggcctctgtctgctatttttattcttttttttttttttttccccctgaaacagagcctagctctgttgcccaggctatagtgcagtggcatcgtcacagctcactgcaacccccactcctgggctcaagcgatcctcctggctcagcctcctgagtagctgggactacaggcccacgccACTATGCTGgcctaaatttttctatttttagtagagatgggggccttgcttttgcttaggctggtctcaaactcatgacctcaagcaatcttcctgcctcagcctcccagaatactaggattgcaggcatgagccacctcacctggccctaTTTTAGCTCTTAAAGCCTGTCACCTGCTACTTCCTCTCTAGGCCATTCATTTCATCTGgttctctttctatttcttttttttttttaaagacagggtcttgagtcttgctctatcacccagacTGAAGTGCAGTGATGCCAACACAGtccactgcaacctccaactcccagactcaagcaatcctcctgcctcagcctcccaaagtgctgggattacgggtatGAGCCACTGCAGCAGGCAGGCCTCTTCCCTCTTTTGAACACAATTTTTTACTAAAAAGGCCTCTAAGAACTCTGCAGTTTAGGAACCAGGGTGACTTAAACCACCATCTGCATCTAGGATTCTCATAGCCCTTTTCAGGGAATCACAGGTTGAGAACATCTGGGCCAGCTGAAGACATCCACTGCCTTTCCTCTGCGGTTGTAGCAACATCCtccttacatttaaaaatactgtaaaaatacTGACGTTCAGGAAGGTTTTCTCTCTGAAAATCAATTTGCttgcttcccttttctttctgacCCATGACAGTGGCTGCTTATAATTGATTCATCTCAAGTTGccagtatcatttttttctctttccacgTAAATAGACTTGTTCCATTTTTATCCCTGAATTTCTTgttttgaattacattttttattcttttatacttAGTCGGGGTATAAATTCTAACTAAGTAAGTACTTAAGACCCTGTGTCTGACATTGCGTCATCCACCCTTGACACATCCACGGTTGGGTTGACGTGTGTTTCACCTATGATGTACTCCCATGTCTCAAATGTGATTTCCTTTAGCTACTACAAAAACATTCAGAACTACATTGTGGCCATAAAACATATAATTCTGAAGGGAAATGTTAATTACTATTTccacttttcttcttcctgtctccgtctccattttcttctaag
This portion of the Eulemur rufifrons isolate Redbay chromosome 17, OSU_ERuf_1, whole genome shotgun sequence genome encodes:
- the MARVELD2 gene encoding MARVEL domain-containing protein 2, which codes for MSSNDGRSRNRDRHYDEVPGELPYQDGTVRSLQTLHDSELALSSDPLPPPPLPLQPPFGPDFYSSDTEEPAIAPDLKPIRRFVPDSWKNFFRGKKKDPEWDKPVSDIKYISNGVECSPPASPAKPNHRSPPNSCKDPYGGGSEGTFNSQKETDAMFPHDSCGSLGRHTQTARTYSEKVEEYNLRYSYMKSWAGLLRILGVVELLLGAGVFACVTAYIHKDSEWYNLFGYSQPYGIGGVGSLGSTYGGYYYSGPKTPFVLVVAGLAWITTIIILVLGMSMYYRTILLDSNWWPLTEFGINVALFILYMAAAIVYVNDTNRGGLCYYPLFNTPVNAVFCRVEGGQIAAMIFLFVTMIVYLISALVCLKLWRHEAARRQREYMEQQEINEPSLSSKRKMCEMATSGDRQRDPEINFKELRTTKMKPELLSGHIPPGHIPKPIVMPDYVAKYPVIHTDDERERYKAVFQDQFSEYKELSAEVQAVLRKLDELDAVMSRLPRHPENRQEHERISRIHEEFKKKKNDPTFLEKKERCDYLKNKLSHIKQRIQEYDKVMNWDVQGYS